A single Methanocaldococcus bathoardescens DNA region contains:
- the pscS gene encoding O-phospho-L-seryl-tRNA:Cys-tRNA synthase — MDINLDKYKNLRRSLERELINLNPIQRGGILPKEAKKVVYEYWDGYSVCDYCHGRLDEITCPPIKEFLNDIAKFLNMDLARPTHGAREGKFIVMHSICNEGDYVVLDKNAHYSSYVSAERAKLNIAEVGYEEEYPTYKINLEGYKEVIDNLEDKGKNVGLILLTHVDGEYGNLNDAKKVGKIAKEKGIPFLLNCAYTVGRMPVDGKEVKADFIVASGHKSMAASAPCGILAFSEEFADKITRTSEKFPVKEIEMLGCTSRGLPIVTLMASFPYVVERVKRWDEELKKTRYVVDELEKIGFKQLGIKPKEHDLTKFETPILDEIAKKDKRRGFFFYDELKKRGIGGIRAGVTKEVKMSVYGLEWEQVEYVVNAIKEIVEKYGEQ; from the coding sequence TTGGATATAAACTTAGACAAATATAAAAATTTAAGGAGAAGCTTAGAGAGGGAGTTAATTAACTTAAACCCAATACAAAGAGGAGGAATACTACCAAAAGAGGCTAAAAAGGTAGTTTATGAGTATTGGGATGGCTATAGCGTTTGTGATTACTGCCATGGTAGGTTGGATGAGATAACTTGCCCACCAATAAAGGAGTTTTTGAATGACATAGCTAAATTTTTAAATATGGACCTTGCAAGACCTACCCACGGAGCAAGGGAAGGGAAATTTATTGTCATGCATTCAATATGTAATGAAGGAGATTATGTAGTTTTAGATAAAAATGCACATTATTCAAGTTATGTTTCTGCTGAAAGAGCCAAGTTAAATATAGCTGAGGTTGGATATGAAGAAGAGTATCCTACATACAAAATAAACTTAGAGGGTTATAAAGAAGTTATAGACAATTTAGAAGATAAGGGGAAAAATGTTGGATTAATATTATTAACTCACGTTGATGGAGAATATGGAAACTTAAATGATGCCAAAAAAGTTGGAAAAATTGCTAAAGAGAAGGGGATTCCATTCTTGCTAAATTGTGCATATACCGTTGGAAGAATGCCGGTTGATGGAAAAGAAGTTAAAGCTGATTTTATTGTTGCGTCAGGGCATAAAAGTATGGCGGCCTCAGCTCCTTGTGGCATTTTAGCATTTAGTGAAGAATTTGCTGATAAAATAACAAGAACATCAGAAAAATTCCCAGTTAAAGAAATCGAGATGCTTGGCTGTACAAGTAGAGGATTGCCTATAGTAACTTTAATGGCAAGCTTTCCTTACGTTGTTGAGAGAGTTAAGAGATGGGATGAGGAGCTTAAAAAAACAAGATATGTAGTTGATGAACTTGAAAAAATAGGTTTCAAGCAGTTAGGAATTAAACCAAAAGAACATGATTTAACTAAATTTGAGACACCAATATTGGATGAGATAGCTAAGAAAGATAAGAGGAGAGGGTTTTTCTTCTATGATGAGTTGAAGAAGAGAGGTATTGGAGGGATAAGAGCAGGAGTTACAAAGGAAGTGAAGATGAGTGTTTATGGCTTAGAATGGGAACAGGTTGAGTATGTTGTTAATGCAATAAAAGAGATTGTTGAGAAATATGGAGAACAATAA
- a CDS encoding methanogenesis marker 16 metalloprotein, producing the protein MEKELKVITIDELKKYIRNNEEDKIDEVDIVTSATCGIMSGTAGIFHIPFNEIFKKAEEIYLDDIKGVVGVCPNEYLGKVDAIFYGEVGFLFKDLVKGKIVEAKAVSEGKTYRNEVTIEDLPTAKMIGTRVAFKNYSAITNLSDKEVNTIFHRLPLKKGEASFSGCGMYNPLENMIINDEKDVVGKKALLNGAEAIILGFGTRSSIKKPNLMMSADMKDMDAYYLGGFITSHGIEIYNTIAIPIKVDEHKEALKKLDKDIALPLANIFGREIIDVGNYAEVWENVDLRPKIYPDKCKNCDRCLAEEYCPTFAIKKEGGKIKITEDCFGCGVCNICPYGVFKTKLGSICGIPITCRQSDRKRALKLAKELKKKIESGEFRI; encoded by the coding sequence GTGGAAAAAGAATTAAAAGTAATAACAATAGATGAACTAAAAAAATACATCAGGAATAATGAAGAAGATAAAATAGATGAGGTTGATATTGTAACCTCTGCAACTTGCGGAATAATGTCTGGAACTGCTGGAATTTTCCATATTCCATTTAACGAGATTTTTAAAAAAGCAGAGGAAATATATTTAGATGACATTAAAGGAGTTGTTGGTGTCTGTCCAAACGAATATTTAGGAAAAGTTGATGCAATATTTTATGGAGAAGTAGGATTTTTATTTAAAGATTTAGTTAAAGGTAAAATTGTAGAGGCAAAAGCTGTAAGTGAAGGTAAAACCTATAGAAATGAAGTTACTATAGAAGATTTACCAACAGCCAAGATGATTGGGACAAGGGTAGCGTTTAAAAACTACTCTGCTATAACAAATTTGTCTGATAAAGAAGTTAATACCATATTCCATAGATTACCTTTAAAGAAAGGTGAAGCATCTTTCTCTGGCTGTGGAATGTACAACCCATTAGAAAATATGATTATTAACGATGAAAAAGACGTTGTTGGAAAAAAAGCTCTATTAAATGGAGCTGAAGCCATCATATTAGGTTTTGGAACAAGGTCATCAATAAAAAAGCCAAATTTAATGATGTCTGCAGATATGAAGGACATGGATGCCTATTATTTAGGAGGATTTATAACTTCACATGGAATAGAGATATATAATACAATAGCCATTCCAATTAAAGTTGATGAGCATAAAGAGGCATTAAAAAAGCTTGATAAAGATATTGCATTACCATTAGCTAATATATTTGGTAGAGAGATTATAGATGTTGGAAACTATGCAGAAGTTTGGGAAAATGTGGATTTAAGGCCAAAAATCTACCCAGATAAGTGTAAAAACTGTGATAGATGCTTAGCTGAAGAATATTGCCCAACTTTTGCAATAAAAAAAGAGGGAGGAAAAATAAAGATAACTGAAGATTGTTTTGGATGTGGAGTTTGTAATATCTGTCCTTATGGAGTATTTAAAACAAAACTTGGCTCTATATGTGGAATTCCAATAACATGTAGGCAATCAGATAGAAAGAGGGCTTTAAAATTAGCTAAAGAGTTAAAGAAGAAAATAGAAAGTGGAGAGTTTAGAATATAA